A stretch of the Channa argus isolate prfri chromosome 9, Channa argus male v1.0, whole genome shotgun sequence genome encodes the following:
- the col28a2a gene encoding collagen, type XXVIII, alpha 2a, giving the protein MFSFFSSVLLIPALVCVWTQELYEEKKTIKNYRVRPLAANIYDGQAILDGNCNLELSFLLDSSETAKDNHEQEKQFAMNVVERFQWTRLQTGRSFSLRVAVLQYSSHVITEQTFRDWRGVDSFKKHIAPITYIGHGTYTTYAITNMTRIYLEESKPESIKVAVLLTDGVSHPRNPDIFSAVADAKNQGITFFILGITRAAKEPTNVAQLRVLASSPTSHFLLNLQDEDIVEKVVTEITGLANEGCPQAERCTCEKGERGASGPAGKKGRPGEDGAPGLKGHKGEAGLPGLPGREGVEGKTGYKGEKGQRGECGTPGIKGDRGSEGSVGPRGIRGPQGLPGPQGDTGPQGLQGKLGERGPPGPPGIQGEVGIGLPGPKGDIGFQGRPGPPGPPGMGEPGVPGPQGPQGVQGEKGPQGEGFPGPKGDRGFPGLRGLRGQQGAGIKGERGEMGPPGLPGPIGLTGVGIQGEKGIEGPRGPSGPRGIPGEGLPGPKGDQGLPGEQGAPGEGGIGEPGPKGEPGAAGIAGVPGLPGEDGAPGQKGEPGLPGLRGPEGAQGIGIQGEKGDQGLRGIRGLHGPPGIAGPSGPKGERGIPGQQGMPGLPGRSISGPKGDQGPSGPPGPIGETGLGLPGPKGDHGHPGLPGPSGPKGEGIPGPTGPPGIPGLPGEPGPEGIGVPGPKGDIGFRGLPGLPGTAGEGIQGPPGNVGRPGPPGPTGPPGEGIQGPKGEPGPQGMTGPRGPQGDGFPGAKGDRGLQGERGMKGTKGDMGDPGVPGEAAKPGAKGEPGLTREDIIKLIKEICGCGIKCKETPMELVFVIDSSESVGPENFEIIKDFVTRLVDRTTVGHNATRIGLVLYSLEVHLEFHLARYVSKEEVKQAIRKMLYMGEGTNTGTAIRKATQEAFYSARPGVRKVAIVITDGQTDKREPVKLDIAVREAHAANIEMYALGIVNSSDPTQAEFLLELNLIASDPDSEHMFLIDDFNTLPALESKLVNQFCEDENGALIYNHITNGHWNSNNGQGRGINGNSRYGENANGYNSFGKNAYGYGNNINGYNYQEEKNLNKNEILPNSQSRGETFKLPISADSLHVQVVKDEDGEDLDLRARGQGSVNTVSVDTKTTFLLPVRQSSVSIEAVLSSSTSSPDTPSSKQASVSSLNSNQFKTALGPVLPEETPHLDPRCSLTLDQGTCRDYIIRWYYDRQANSCAQFWYGGCGGNDNRYITEDECRKTCVRFRAAA; this is encoded by the exons ATGTTCTCCTTCTTTTCATCAGTGCTGCTCATCCCAGCACTGGTGTGTGTCTGGACCCAAGAATTATATGAGGAGAAGAAAACGATCAAGAATTACAGGGTCAGACCTCTGGCTGCAAATATTTATGATGGACAAG CTATCCTAGATGGAAACTGTAACTTGGAGCTCTCTTTCCTGTTGGACAGCTCTGAGACTGCTAAGGACAATCATGAGCAAGAGAAGCAATTTGCTATGAACGTGGTGGAAAGATTTCAATGGACTCGGCTGCAGACCGGTCGCAGCTTCAGCTTGCGGGTGGCGGTCCTCCAATACAGCAGCCATGTCATCACAGAACAAACCTTCAGAGACTGGAGAGGAGTGGACAGCTTCAAGAAGCATATAGCTCCCATCACCTACATCGGTCATGGCACTTACACCACCTATGCCATCACCAACATGACCAGGATCTACCTGGAGGAATCCAAACCTGAAAGCATCAAAGTAGCAGTGCTGCTGACAGATGGAGTTTCCCATCCAAGGAACCCTgacattttctctgctgttgctGATGCCAAGAACCAGGGCATCACATTCTTTATTTTGGGCATCACCCGAGCAGCCAAGGAGCCAACCAATGTAGCTCAGCTCCGTGTACTCGCCAGTTCCCCAACTTCCCACTTCCTCCTCAATTTACAAGATGAAGACATTGTTGAAAAAGTCGTAACTGAGATT acTGGCTTGGCTAATGAAGGA TGCCCTCAGGCTGAGAGATGTACTTgtgagaaaggagagaggggagCCAGCGGGCCTGCT GGAAAGAAAGGTCGCCCTGGCGAGGATGGTGCCCCAGGGCTGAAAGGGCACAAG GGTGAAGCAGGATTACCTGGACTCCCTGGACGAGAGGGTGTTGAG GGAAAAACGGGTTACAAAGGAGAGAAG GGCCAGAGGGGTGAGTGTGGCACACCAGGAATCAAAGGCGACAGG GGTTCTGAGGGTTCAGTTGGACCAAGAGGAATCAGAGGTCCACAG GGTTTACCAGGACCACAAGGAGACACTGGACCCCAGGGCCTCCAGGGAAAGCTG GGGGAACGTGGCCCACCTGGCCCTCCAGGAATTCAGGGGGAAGTTGGTATTGGACTTCCTGGACCAAAA GGTGACATTGGGTTCCAGGGCAGACCAGGTCCTCCTGGTCCTCCAGGAATGGGTGAACCTGGAGTTCCT GGCCCTCAAGGACCACAAGGTGTTCAAGGAGAAAAAGGACCGCAAGGTGAAGGGTTTCCTGGACCAAAG GGGGATCGGGGATTCCCAGGGCTGAGGGGACTAAGGGGACAGCAGGGTGCAGGAATCAAAGGAGAAAGG GGTGAAATGGGGCCTCCAGGACTTCCAGGGCCAATTGGGCTGACAGGAGTGGGTATACAGGGAGAAAAG GGAATCGAAGGTCCAAGGGGTCCATCAGGTCCCAGAGGAATTCCAGGGGAAGGTTTACCTGGACCCaag ggCGACCAAGGTTTACCAGGAGAGCAGGGAGCTCCGGGAGAGGGAGGCATTGGTGAACCAGGTCCAAAG gGAGAGCCTGGAGCAGCTGGAATAGCTGGTGTACCTGGTCTCCCTGGAGAGGATGGAGCTCCAGGCCAGAAG GGTGAACCTGGTTTACCTGGTTTAAGAGGTCCTGAAGGAGCACAAGGAATTGGCATTCAAGGGGAGAAG GGTGACCAGGGACTCAGGGGCATCCGTGGGTTACATGGGCCTCCAGGAATTGCGGGACCCTCTGGACCTAAA GGTGAACGTGGTATACCAGGGCAGCAGGGCATGCCAGGGCTGCCAGGACGGTCTATATCAGGTCcgaag GGAGATCAAGGTCCTTCCGGTCCTCCAGGCCCTATTGGGGAAACAGGCCTCGGATTACCAGGCCCAAAG GGTGATCATGGTCATCCAGGTTTACCAGGACCATCTGGTCCAAAAGGCGAAGGCATTCCTGGCCCTACA gGACCTCCAGGCATTCCGGGCTTACCCGGTGAGCCAGGCCCAGAGGGAATAGGAGTTCCTGGTCCAAAG GGTGACATTGGCTTTAGAGGATTGCCAGGTTTGCCTGGAACAGCTGGTGAGGGCATACAAGGACCACCA GGTAATGTTGGCAGGCCAGGACCCCCTGGTCCAACTGGACCTCCGGGAGAAGGTATTCAAGGACCAAAG GGTGAACCAGGACCTCAAGGTATGACTGGCCCTAGAGGGCCACAAGGAGATGGTTTTCCTGGTGCTAAG GGTGATCGTGGATTGCAAGGGGAAAGGGGTATGAAAGGTACAAAAGGAGATATGGGAGATCCTGGAGTCCCTGGTGAAGCA GCAAAGCCAGGAGCAAAAGGAGAACCAGGCCTCACA AGAGAAGACATTATTAAGCTGATCAAAGAAATCTGTG GATGTGGAATCAAATGCAAAGAAACACCGATGGAACTTGTGTTTGTCATTGACAGCTCAGAAAGTGTCGGACCTGAGAACTTTGAAATCATTAAAGACTTTGTCACCAGGTTGGTGGACCGGACCACAGTTGGACACAACGCCACCAGAATCGGACTGGTCCTCTACAGTCTGGAGGTTCATTTGGAGTTCCACTTGGCTCGCTACGTGAGCAAAGAGGAAGTCAAGCAGGCAATCAGAAAAATGCTTTATATGGGGGAGGGCACCAACACTGGCACTGCCATTAGAAAGGCAACTCAGGAGGCTTTCTACAGCGCTCGACCTGGAGTCAGAAAAGTGGCCATCGTTATTACTGATGGCCAGACGGACAAACGAGAGCCTGTGAAACTTGACATCGCAGTGCGGGAGGCCCATGCTGCAAATATTGAGATGTACGCCCTTGGGATAGTCAACTCTTCTGATCCTACACAAGCTGAGTTCCTGCTAGAACTCAACCTCATAGCCTCTGACCCTGACAGTGAACACATGTTCCTTATTGATGACTTCAATACGTTACCAG cattGGAGTCTAAACTCGTCAACCAGTTCTGTGAAGATGAAAATGGTGCCCTTATTTACAACCACATTACAAATGGACACTGGAACAGCAACAATGGGCAGGGTCGTGGTATAAATGGAAACAGCAGATATGGAGAGAATGCTAATGGATATAATAGCTTTGGCAAAAATGCTTATGGTTATGGAAACAATATAAATGGCTACAATTACCAAGAGGAGAAAAATCTGAACAAAAATGAGATTCTCCCCAACAGCCAAAGCCGAGGAGAGACTTTCAAGCTGCCAATCAGTGCTGATTCCCTCCATGTTCAG GTGGTGAAAGATGAAGATGGTGAAGATTTAGACTTAAGAGCCCGGGGGCAGGGCAGTGTCAATACAGTGTCTGTAGATaccaaaacaacatttttattgccTGTGAGACAAAGCTCTGTGTCCATTGAGGCAGTCCTATCATCTTCAACATCCTCACCTGATACACCTTCATCAAAACAGGCCTCTGTTTCATCCTTAAACTCCAATCAATTCAAGACAGCACTAGGTCCTGTTCTGCCTGAAG AGACCCCTCATCTTGATCCACGGTGCAGCCTCACCCTGGACCAAGGCACTTGCAGAGACTATATCATCCGCTGGTACTATGATAGACAGGCCAACTCTTGTGCACAGTTTTGGTACGGAGGCTGTGGTGGAAACGACAACCGTTACATAACAGAAGATGAATGCAGGAAGACTTGTGTTCGATTCAGAGCAG CTGCATAA
- the zgc:172182 gene encoding coiled-coil domain-containing protein 89, which translates to MAAPQKKAEHFMKVKDSSVEHMNSIQSSIEKLLSFSKEDTTELEMLQSRINEQSSLIGILKQRSDELLQRYQALQTIHSELEDKETDYQEKLDAERQKVQLLEKRFMDLAAYNEGIIAFRNEYKNQNAQLKLENKKLQEENDTLFCQKLQDKEVMLQKLMQEVKHLTEKNTKKEKEYRLKLADYQTKLLEQTTQQQSREASLLDQLHNAQQQQKDAVEMCKELKLQIQNAEEEHVLKEVNTSKNITRLTKEKNKFLSLSMERGTVIQEKQEEIQQLQTKLEEEKKARAEAEHRFEQEAEAVNADLKVKALQSAVDESMTKYNKLIMDFEAFKEHSANLLKQERELNKKLRYFTG; encoded by the exons ATGGCAGCGCCACAGAAAAAAGCAGAACACTTTATGAAGGTGAAGGACAGCTCAGTCGAG CACATGAACAGCATTCAGAGCTCCATAGAGAAACTTCTAAGTTTTTCAAAAGAGGATACAACAGAACTAGAGATGCTGCAGTCCAGAATCAATGAGCAGTCAAGTCTGATTGGAATACTGAAACAGAGATCAGATGAGCTGCTTCAGCGATATCAAGCCCTGCAAACAATACATTCAGAGCTAGAGGACAAAGAAACAGACTACCAGGAAAAATTGGATGCTGAAAGACAGAAAGTACAGTTATTAGAGaagagatttatggatttaGCTGCCTACAATGAAGGAATTATTGCTTTCAGGAATGAGTACAAAAATCAGAATGCCCAGTTaaagttggaaaacaaaaaactgcaggAAGAAAATGACACGCTTTTCTGCCAAAAACTACAAGACAAAGAAGTGATGCTTCAAAAACTAATGCAAGAAGTCAAGCActtgacagagaaaaacacaaagaaagaaaaggaatatCG GCTAAAATTAGCTGATTACCAGACAAAACTCCTGGAACAAACAACTCAACAACAATCCAGGGAGGCATCCTTACTTGATCAATTGCATAATgctcagcaacaacaaaaagatgcTGTAGAAATGTGCAAAG AGCTGAAGCTACAGATACAAAATGCTGAAGAGGAGCATGTTTTGAAGGAGGTCAACACTAGTAAAAACATAACAAGGCTtaccaaagagaaaaacaaatttttgtctctgtctatGGAAAGAGGGACAGTGATACAG GAGAAACAAGAGGAAATCCAACAGTTACAGACAAaactggaagaagaaaaaaaagccaggGCTGAAGCAGAGCACAG GTTTGAACAGGAAGCAGAAGCTGTTAATGCAGATTTAAAAGTCAAGGCTCTTCAATCTGCTGTTGATGAATCCATGACTAAATATAACAAGCTAATAATG GATTTTGAAGCCTTTAAAGAACACAGTGCCAACCTCCTTAAACAGGAAAGGGAGCTAAATAAGAAGCTTCGATACTTCACAGGCTAa